CACACAGGTTAGTCTACAAGTTAGATTGTTCACTTTTCATTGATGTATATAAAAAAGTACACGCATCCCCACCAAAACAGCTgtttagtgtgtgtgtgtgttttgtttgtttttgcccAACCACAAACATGGTCTTTATCCTTGTCTCCATTATTGTATATATCGTTAAAAATTTGTAACACTCATCTGGTGTAATTTCGTATCGTTGTTAATGTTGTAATATTAATTTTATCTTCCAATTTGAGCATGTCTATTGAGTGTTAGTCCGAAATATTTGTTTTCCAGCaggcacagtaaatatcaaaatcataaaaaatccaggaaaacgtcagataatTCGGACTAGTTGAGTATCAACTTAAGTAGTACTCTACAGCTGGTCATCGTGGTTCCAGTAGAGCATTAGATTCtaatatacaaatcaatatgtaaaatcTAGTGACCTCATTCAGGTACACCCCTTGAGACCTTTTCGTTGTCCAATATTTCTTCCTATTACATATGGAAACCATCACACGTACTGTGTAGTAGAATTCTTTATGTTTACTTCTGAATGTTTTGTCTTGACAATGTTACAAGATACACAGGACTAGATTTAGCCAGCATCCATTTGTCAATATGTGTATTGTAAAGGATCTTGtagtttcattttgtttatatatgtttttgtttttatataagCAATTacaaaaaactctaaacactttcttGAAATAATTCGACCGTATTAATTACCAGTCTTCTTCTGTCGTGTTTATCTgtcatagcaacgtaacgcaaGACAACGTACACAAAAGTACTATGATGTCACAGTGAGTGTTACAATTGAaatgttattaaaatttgatattgCAAGAAAAGCAtttaatattgtatatacacaatatatgttacatatgtaaacaattatatatatatatatatatatatatatatatatatatatatatatgtgtgtgtgtatgtatgtaagACTCTGAAATGCAATGGTCATTCCAAAATGTGATGGTCACGCTAAAGTGAGATGGTGTGGGTTTGAGTAATGTTTGTGATGTCGTGTTATTATGATGTCATTtgtaacgtctttcaaaatcaaACCAAAGAAATACAACATTAGTTTGCCCCAGTGAAGGTCCTTTCTGCTGGCACCAACGTCTTCAGGATATTGGAGGAAGACACTGGTGTTTTAAGATTGACATGGATGATAAGCAAGGGCAATTTCTACACAGTTAAGGATTGTGAGAatggcaaagtacatttgttgtcaatacatgtatctacttcGTCCAAGCATGCTTTGATGCGTGACTTGTGATGTGCAGGTAATAAACTCCTAGGGGGATGTTATAATGCTAAACATTCTAGATGATTTAGCGTTGGAAAATTTTATGCTTGATAACACGACAACTAAATAGTAAAGAAATAAgctcttattattattttgcttggattttgtattgatattttGGTGTCAGAAATGACGCACagttggtacagtctgtaccaaaacacgtGTGTCCATCCAATTTTGCAAACCAGCGGACTTCATTCAACGTGTCACTctatcgcactttggcgcattgGTGTGTACCATCAAACTTTAGCAAGTCACACCATTGCACTTTGTcccatgagtgtggaccattgCACTTTTGTGTGTCACACCATTGGGATTTGGTGCAGACGATCTCACTTTCATgtgaccatcacactttggagtcctacataTATTGTCATGAAATAAGATTCCTGTGATCCAGAGGGATGAAAATTCATGACACAAtatgtatatagaaaatgaaatgtCCTTGCCCCCTACATTCACCCATAAGTCACCAGATGTATTTTGCTATAGCTTTCAAAGATGAGCATCAAATGGAATTCATGAGAGGCTCTGTCATACTTGACAAATAACTGGATAATTAATGTGTGATATTAAGAGTGGCCCTACTCATGAAGTTCATGTGATTTTTTTATGCTAGTATTTGTATGAGTTATATTTGTTTGAGAAAGTAAGTTTACTTACAAAAATCATGTTATCTGATGTCAACAAGCTTCATGCATTGTACACAGATTTCAAATGGAGGAAAATTGAAGATTATCAGTCTGATATACTGTACTGGCGGGGTAAAAGACCACAAAACATGAAATTGAAACATTCTGAatacttaattcaaatattttggacTAAGTCCCAATAATTCAAGGCACTTACAATCAATTCATGTTTTTAAGTTCTGTCGTACAGTATTGTAGATAAATACCacaatgaaatatatgattttatataCCTGTAGCATACAAAATAATGTAGATGCAGATTTCTTACGAATTAAAAATTGTGATCATAACAAATTAGTACACAACTTCAATATTCTTAAGAATGTATCAATTGCAAATAGTTAAATCCCACTACTAAaggtaattaaaaaaaagaaagaaaggtATTTCAAGTACCGGTATGTTgtgtttatcattatttgatattaaatgtgtcggaagatataaaaaaaaaacaacccaccaaCCCTACAGCATCATACACTTAAACAAGCTTACAATAGATGTAGAGGGAGTTTATTATGATTAgataaaattcaaacttgacAATTCAAAACAACAGACCACTTCttaacagaaaatgaaatgcTCATTGCTCGACTGCACACTAGAGTCATGCACTTCTTCACTGTTGACATGTCGTTTAATTGTCATTATGTCGTCCCTCAAATCATAGTCATTTTATCATCTCATAAATCATCTGTTTGCCATTGTAATGTCTCTCAAATCATTTGTTTGCCGTTACATGGGATacgcaaaagaaaaaaaaaagtactaATTAATAAAACGATTGCTGACAGTGTAATGCGAATGTGGTGCCTTAATCAACCATCATATCAGATACCAGTGTTCATTTCGCAATATCAATCTCCATGTTGTAAGTATAGTTTTGGGACATTGgaattaatcaaatttacatgtaatgagCTTCACCTGACCTTCTTATGATTGATGAGTTGTTCATGTGAACAGCTATGTGCAGGACTGGTATTTGTGAAATCAATTCCCAACAGAGACAAAGCTGTTTTAAAAAAAGTGAATGTTTGAGACACAAGGAGTTACAAATTCACATGTAGACATTATTCAAACAAATGTGACTAACTAAAAATTCCTTGTTTAGGATAGCGGAGAGAAAGGCTTGTTTTAGGCATGATTAATTGTCAATATTAATTTAGTACatttgtgttgtatatatattcatgtcCTTGATCTCTAACTTTGATGCGATTAGTTATCTCTGACTGAAAGATTACAGGCACATCATTTTTGGGCTGGTCTGTCAACTTTAAccttttccataacttttgagCTTCAAAAGATAGAGAACCAAATTAAGATAAAGGTCAAGGCCATTATCACACTAAGTCCTTTAAAACATCCAAATTCATAGCATTtaaatatgtgtgtgtgtacatgtattaagaaaaaaaaaagctttgttATGATGAGATCATTACTTGGCATGTGTATAAAAGGTCAATGGGATTGCATTTGTTGTACTTAATTTAGAGTAAAGTGTTtaattaaaggggcattagctgtcattttgtcaccaaaaatttaattcattgaaaattttccCATCTTAGATATTTCAGCAATACCACcagtatttaatgatttcaaacaccttttgcCTTAAAAACAGGCACATATgcatgaatatgtgattttggtgatcaaataattattgtctgATGTTAGTGTTTAAACAAGACAGCCCCTCAGGCCAAACATCATAATTTTCTGAGTTTACAACCACCAAGGGGCATTGTGCTTCAGACACATTCAAACACTAAAATAAGATGGTGCATAGATTATTTGTAAGCATAAATTATGCATGCTACCGAATGAGAAATTTTAGTGTCCAGAgaatgacttttaaaaaaaaattatgtatagACTTCCAAAGGCCTGGAATGATTCAGATTTAAGTATACAGTTCATGTAATTACACACTAGGTGTATGCTAAATCTTTATTTGCAGTATTGTCCTTGTTGACAACTTCACAAAACTGGGTTTTCAGATTACTCCGACTACTAAAAGAGATTAATCATGTGtcctattttttttctctcttcataTTATCACATTTAATATCAATACAGAGGAAATGAGAGCCATTACATCGGTGATGATTGTGatttctattgatttttatgagGGTTCTATAATGTCAGCTCTACGATTCTTTTTTTGCAGCTTTCAGTGCCACAGCTTCGGTTCTTGGTATTAGGTGTTAATCCTGATGCATTGATGTAGCTGCTGCCAGATTTAAAGAAGATTTTACTATAGTAAGGCAATCCTTAAGTTCCTTTCATACACTGTTCAATTGAGCAACACTGAAGCAgttggagtttttttttttaaaaagatttgcATTAAATTTTCCTGCTTGATTTAACCTCCACAAACAAACTTCTCACCAGTATTGTTTATGGAGTGTAAATGACTAAATCTGCATACACTGCAGACCTGATTTGGACCAGATTACTGTGTGCTGGGGAATTAACTAAGGTCAGTAGTTTTCTTAAAGCTCTTGTGCTTGTTAAGTTCAGGTGGGTTGGATCTCAATTCACAGCTGTTCAGGTAATGTATAAAAAACGGGACTTAATTATTCATGCTTttcatgttattttcacatgttacctaattatttgtttttttaatcttattttcttttttaacctTGAAATTTATGCCTGTTATGACAACTGCATTTTAGAGACTATTATGTAAGTCACACTTATTAAGAAGATCGTGTTGAAATGTGTCACGTATGCTGAAATTGAGGTAATTTAAAGAATCCaggcacatgtatatattatatgtggCTCATTGATATCTCTGATGTCACCCTCTCAGTGTCTGTGTACTTTTCAATACATGTTCCTTAATTTCCCTGAGTGTCTTAGGCTCGTCAATTTTTGTAGGtccctttttttttcaatccaTTAGTGACACCTAAGAAAGACATTCATTACTCTGCATTGGTGGGAGTGTAAGAGAGGCTTGCACATGCATATACtggtaatttaaaaaaaaaaagaattatccaaaaagattttcaataaaggattttcattttaatttcagatTACCATAATGGTATTGAAGTAAGTGGAAAACCTGATATGCCAAATTAACAAAGAAAATTTTCATCTGGAGTTACAATGGGGACTCCATCGAAGGAACGATGTTATCTAAAAAGTTTGCAGTATGCTCCTGAACTTTTGAAACAGTTAAACAACTTGCGACAGGAACAGGTGTTTACAGATGCCACCTTATGTGTTCAACACGAAGAAATTTACTGTCACCGCATCGTTCTCGCAGCCAGCAGTCCTTACTTCCGTGCCATGTTTTCCCACAACTTGCGAGAGGGGCGTGACTACAGTGTCTCGTTTCAGGATGTGTCCCCATGGACTATGAAACGTATAATTGATTATGTCTATACAGGAAACTTAGAAATAACAACAGAAAATGCACAGGAATTATTGGCGACTGGAAGCTTGTTCGAGTTTCCTGCCATTGTGTCAGCTTGTTGTGATTTTCTCAAGCAACAGCTCCATATCAGCAACTGTCTAGGTATAGAGGAATTTGCTATGATTCATTCATGCAAGAAACTACAGGATGATGCTCACAAGTATATATTAGAAAACTTCCATAGTGTCGTAGAATGCGATGAGTTTTTGCATTTGAGTTTAAATCGTCTTAAAGAATACATTGCAAGTGATTGGATAGAAGTGCAGATGGAGGATATCGTGTACGAAACTGTAATGAAATGGATCAATTATGACATTGATGAAAGACGCAATGATTTGTATGAGCTTTTGGAGGAAGTCCGACTTCCTATAATAGATTTAAACAAACTGAATGCCATTGAACACGATCCTCTCATAAGAAGCATGCCTAGCTGTCTAAAGCTGGTAATGGAAGCGAAGGAACAGCACGAGTCCATACATGATCAACATGGCCGCAGGAGACGTAGCATGCAGAACTGCCAAGTTCACCCCCGTCCATCCACTGTTGCCACGGAGAAACTGGTGGTCATTGGAGGTCAAGGTACAAGGTCAGTGGAGATGTATGACACTCAGAAAGTGAAGTGGTTAGATCTTCCACCCTTTCCAAAATCCGTGGCTTCCTACAGTGTGTGTGCGGTGTCCAATTCAATAGTTGTAACAGGAGGAATCCTAGAGAACCGTATCATCGCTGAAGTTTGGAAATTTGACAGCGTCAAACGGGTGTGGCTAGAGATGCCACCACTTCTGAAACCCAGAGCTCGACATTCATCAGGGGTATTACAAGACAAGCTCTTTGTGCTTGGCGGCATTACATATGAAACAACGTCATCCTGCATAGATTTAGATACAATCGAGAGTTATGATTCCAAAATCAAGGCTTGGACCGTGGTAGGGCATTCCCCTGTTCCCAGAACTTTCTCAAAGATTGTCACAAACAACGATGCCCTGATAGAGGTTGGGGGCCTTCAAAGGGGAGTAAAAATGAAAACCGTAGAAAGCTACATGCTGAGTGAAAATGGTAAAATGAAATCGACAGGGGAACAGTTCATTTTACCTGAGGCGATACAGTTTGCTCAAATAGTCGTGATCAACAGGATATTCTACATCATCTGGGAGGAGTCGAAAAAAATGATTGCCTTGAATCCTCAAAAGCGAACATTCCAGACACTTGCAGATTTGCATTATTCTCACAAATACAGTGGGACCACTGTTTTAGGGGACAGAATCTACCTGACAGGGGGACTGGTGGATTCGCGACCCAGCAACATTGTAGAATGCTATGACCCCAATGCCGATACTTGGACCATTGAAAACACCATGAAAGAAAGCCGTGCCTTTCATGGTTGTGTCACGATTCAACTGTGATTTAGACTCCTGTTTTGTCATATGAAGTTTGTAGACAGTTGAACTAAGTTCTCATGAATGTCCGTATGTTGTCATATCacagatttgaattttacacaTTTTGCTGAATGCTGTGTACATGTTTGTAAGCTCACCTGATCATCTGTTTTTCTGTCGGCTGTCTGTTGACCCCCTTTTTTCTTAGGCTTTCAGCTTTTCCAGAAAACTTGCCAAAGTATCCCTGACTAAAGGGGATATAAGTTGATTTGACTGAAGGGCCATATCCCTTTCCAGGATGtaaatgttatatataaattgtaaaaaaaaaggtTTGGGTGTTTAAAAAATCGTCTTTATTTAAGAACTGTTTTGTCAAATTGAATAGAAAAACCCAAACTTTCATGTATATTGAACATTACAAGTTTGTACAAACCTTGACCCCTGAGGACTTTCTAGTGCCTTTAGGATGAGGCCACGGGGTGGTTTGAATTTATACATATTAaggatatatttaaaaaaataatcttctcaagaacaagtCTAATTTGTGAAATTAGAACACAAGTATCCTTATGTAgtgtatattcatttttgttCAAACCTTGACCCATCAGGCCAGGACAAAGGAACAACCTGGGTTTaaaatttcagaatatattGGAGATGTCTATGAACAGTTTGGCAGATGAATATGCTAGCATCTTCAGTGTGTGGGCAATTGTGTTCAAAGAATAACACATGAAACCAAGGTTATGCTACAATTGGacttcaaaattttaaactaACATTCCCCATAGGTGCATGATGACTCGGGTGAGCATTGCAGCCCATCTTCTTTATTTCatgatttcaaaaaaaaaaattctatggtTCTCAATCAGGAAATGTGCTCTTTCCTTGAAATTGTGATATAATGTAACACCACTGCATTATGATGGTGCTAGAATATTTCTTCATTTTGCCATATTGCATTTTTAACTTATTCTGTTTGAACCTAACAAGCTGTATAAATAAGTATCATAGTGACTTGCCTTGACTCTCAAGCTTTTTATTTTTGCAGTTAAAGTGGACCATTTTTTAATCCCCAGGTTGAGAAGTAAATTTTTAGATTTCTACGTATTTTTCAGTATATATAGTGACATAACTGATTCGGATGCTGTGATTGATCCGGGTTATACTTACGGTAGATCAGGATAAAGCTGGCATGGATGATGCATCCATGAATACACTCAGCCATTCATAATTCAGATACCGCATTTGACCTGTATTTCCAGATAAGTGATCAAGTTACTGTTTTTGCAGAAGGTCCTTTCCTTTAATAGTACCTACACTGCATACCAAAGTATTCTTCTCTGTCAGTTCAAACTTGAAGTTGATCCATATTCTTCGGTGCGCACAACCAttcaagatttatttttaaatgagtTGTAAGCTTTCActttgcatttacatgtacatgtgcatgtacattATTATTCAGGATCCTGCATTTGACCTATATTTTTTGGATGAGTGGTTAATACGTGTTTTGTAGATCCTTAAAGAGGAATAATACGTCATCTTAAGGGCTGACTTTCTTTTTGATACtcgtgtcgactgctgatctgaAGTTCATGTATTTAAGtcttgcagattttaaattttttccacATTACTgcatttttaactaaataaggtagatttgaaacttttcaatttgacaatattataattgtacatatcctccactttccccATCCATGTCAGATTTCTcgggtgtgttattcctcctcaAGATTTCTGCCTTCGTAATGTAGCTTTTACGTGGTTCAATATTCTCATCACGACTTGAGAAAATCATTGTTTTGTTTATGAGATGTATGAATCCTTTCTGATTTATATGAACTTTATTTATAAAGTGTATTCTAAGAATCAACTCCTTGTATGGGGGACTTATCATGTGTACCTCTGCTCTTCTTCACGAATTTGAACCCATCCAGAAAGCTTTGGTGTTTTCTGACAACTCTTATTTAATATTGTTAATGGATTCTGTAAGTCTTGTtcagattttccctacatatacatgtattgcatacCTTTTTTATAGATTACAATtgtattgaaatgtttttattgaatTCTTTGTTATGAGGTGCATTCATTTATTTACTagtatttttaaattcaatgcCAAGTACATGTGTCATGTTTTACCGGCTTTTAATAGAAATGACTAGGATAAGTATCAGAGGAATGTTTTGCTGTAAATTTTTATACTCTGAAGATGGAGATTATAAGTATTTGGAGGTGGGGGTGGGGA
This genomic window from Ostrea edulis chromosome 4, xbOstEdul1.1, whole genome shotgun sequence contains:
- the LOC125670835 gene encoding kelch-like protein 21, which codes for MGTPSKERCYLKSLQYAPELLKQLNNLRQEQVFTDATLCVQHEEIYCHRIVLAASSPYFRAMFSHNLREGRDYSVSFQDVSPWTMKRIIDYVYTGNLEITTENAQELLATGSLFEFPAIVSACCDFLKQQLHISNCLGIEEFAMIHSCKKLQDDAHKYILENFHSVVECDEFLHLSLNRLKEYIASDWIEVQMEDIVYETVMKWINYDIDERRNDLYELLEEVRLPIIDLNKLNAIEHDPLIRSMPSCLKLVMEAKEQHESIHDQHGRRRRSMQNCQVHPRPSTVATEKLVVIGGQGTRSVEMYDTQKVKWLDLPPFPKSVASYSVCAVSNSIVVTGGILENRIIAEVWKFDSVKRVWLEMPPLLKPRARHSSGVLQDKLFVLGGITYETTSSCIDLDTIESYDSKIKAWTVVGHSPVPRTFSKIVTNNDALIEVGGLQRGVKMKTVESYMLSENGKMKSTGEQFILPEAIQFAQIVVINRIFYIIWEESKKMIALNPQKRTFQTLADLHYSHKYSGTTVLGDRIYLTGGLVDSRPSNIVECYDPNADTWTIENTMKESRAFHGCVTIQL